One segment of Halococcus saccharolyticus DSM 5350 DNA contains the following:
- a CDS encoding redoxin domain-containing protein, producing the protein MAELDFDVVELDETDHPAAGDEAPDFVRPLVDAEAWADTALSDVLDDGPVVLVFHPMDGAFPATYVWNEIRDRGWTDEIAVVGLSISTPYAHKRLIAERGIDARLFSDPQNGVAEQYGIVNDLDGMAGVAEPRPAVFVIDDERTIQYAWVASEWPDFPDYDDVETAIDAL; encoded by the coding sequence ATGGCGGAGCTCGACTTCGATGTCGTCGAACTCGACGAAACCGACCATCCGGCAGCGGGCGACGAAGCGCCCGATTTCGTCCGGCCGTTGGTCGACGCCGAGGCGTGGGCCGACACCGCCCTCTCGGACGTGCTCGACGACGGACCGGTCGTTCTCGTCTTCCACCCCATGGATGGGGCGTTCCCCGCGACGTACGTCTGGAACGAGATCCGGGATCGAGGATGGACCGACGAAATCGCGGTCGTCGGGCTCTCGATCTCGACACCGTACGCGCACAAACGGCTGATCGCCGAGCGTGGGATCGACGCACGGTTGTTCTCCGATCCGCAAAACGGCGTCGCCGAGCAGTACGGGATCGTGAACGACCTCGACGGGATGGCCGGGGTCGCGGAGCCGCGGCCCGCCGTGTTCGTGATCGACGACGAGCGTACCATCCAGTATGCGTGGGTGGCGAGTGAGTGGCCCGACTTCCCCGACTACGACGACGTCGAGACCGCGATCGACGCGCTCTGA
- a CDS encoding L-threonylcarbamoyladenylate synthase, translated as MVDLARAAAAIHEGEVVVYPTETVYGLAADALSASAVEQVFAVKGRDRSKPISLAVPDVETATEYTRPTAQEKRFMNEFLPGPVTVLVEAREAVPDVLTAGGDQVGIRVPDHPTALALLREVAPLTATSANVSGNPSARRVEDVDAAVREASAAVIDGGNELPGTESTVVDVSEGTIHRRGARADEITAWLDRSEE; from the coding sequence GTGGTCGATCTCGCACGCGCCGCCGCCGCGATCCACGAGGGAGAGGTCGTGGTGTATCCGACCGAAACGGTCTACGGCCTTGCCGCGGACGCGCTCTCGGCGTCGGCGGTTGAACAGGTGTTCGCAGTCAAGGGACGCGATCGGAGTAAGCCGATCTCGCTAGCGGTGCCCGACGTCGAGACGGCGACGGAGTACACGCGGCCGACCGCACAGGAAAAACGGTTCATGAACGAGTTCCTGCCCGGTCCGGTCACGGTACTCGTCGAGGCACGCGAGGCGGTCCCCGACGTGCTGACTGCCGGTGGGGACCAGGTCGGCATCCGCGTCCCGGACCATCCGACCGCGCTTGCGCTCCTGCGAGAGGTCGCCCCGCTCACCGCCACCAGCGCGAACGTGAGTGGGAACCCGAGCGCCCGACGGGTCGAAGACGTCGACGCGGCGGTGCGGGAGGCGAGCGCGGCCGTGATCGACGGCGGCAACGAACTCCCTGGCACCGAGAGCACCGTAGTCGACGTTTCGGAGGGCACGATCCACCGCCGCGGCGCACGCGCCGACGAGATCACGGCGTGGCTCGACCGCAGTGAGGAGTAG
- a CDS encoding CRISPR-associated protein Cas4, producing the protein MGGSGDNSANRFSFTRSNLSCAKARFDAFDELCRPDSRDVLLTGKECRGIAHKVLDLDTPTLSLISAGSPPENGVWHPQTVHAVAAAKALAFERETPVERAFVEYPTHGIIRAVELTTRRKAAYRRAVRTLESIDGPPPRLDDDSKCETCEYREECGVKTRSLRSLLGLG; encoded by the coding sequence TTGGGTGGTAGTGGCGACAATAGTGCTAATAGATTCTCGTTTACCCGGAGCAATCTCTCGTGCGCGAAGGCTCGATTCGACGCGTTCGATGAACTCTGCCGACCTGACTCGCGCGATGTCCTCCTCACCGGCAAGGAGTGTCGAGGCATCGCGCACAAAGTCCTCGATCTCGACACGCCGACTCTGTCACTGATCTCTGCCGGCAGCCCACCCGAGAACGGCGTCTGGCACCCACAAACCGTTCACGCCGTCGCAGCCGCGAAGGCGCTCGCGTTCGAGCGTGAAACCCCGGTCGAGCGGGCGTTCGTCGAGTATCCGACACACGGCATCATCAGAGCGGTGGAACTCACCACCCGGCGGAAGGCAGCCTATCGACGGGCGGTCCGAACGCTCGAATCGATCGATGGCCCACCGCCGCGCCTCGACGATGACTCGAAATGCGAAACCTGTGAGTACCGCGAGGAGTGCGGGGTGAAGACGCGGTCGCTGCGTTCGCTGCTCGGACTCGGGTGA
- a CDS encoding helix-turn-helix transcriptional regulator: MSDIIERRVVEEWGDDQGRTEVQVSRNSNRDRYEVRLACYQENGRFANFAPHVAADEKTMQCVREAFEELAPVAREANEREKLADISELVDELGHERAMEVLSSTRDLEANIDRHDDAEDLGDTQVKVMEAIAEGVNDSKEMGDALEITEETARKHLRELWEAGYLTRVDDEMPYTYAVADPDEGSEAVVTDGGESKVK; the protein is encoded by the coding sequence ATGTCAGATATCATCGAACGGCGCGTGGTCGAGGAGTGGGGCGATGACCAAGGACGTACGGAAGTTCAGGTATCGCGGAACTCAAACCGTGACCGGTACGAGGTGCGCCTCGCCTGCTATCAAGAAAATGGGCGGTTTGCCAACTTCGCCCCTCATGTGGCGGCAGACGAGAAAACCATGCAGTGTGTGCGGGAGGCCTTCGAGGAATTGGCCCCGGTCGCCCGAGAAGCAAACGAGCGGGAGAAGTTAGCCGATATTTCTGAGCTCGTCGATGAGCTTGGACATGAGCGGGCCATGGAGGTATTGTCCTCTACCCGAGACTTGGAGGCCAACATCGACCGTCATGACGACGCTGAAGACCTCGGTGACACGCAGGTCAAGGTAATGGAAGCTATCGCAGAAGGCGTAAATGACTCAAAGGAGATGGGAGACGCGCTTGAAATCACAGAAGAGACAGCTCGGAAGCACCTGCGCGAACTTTGGGAGGCCGGTTATCTCACTCGTGTTGACGACGAGATGCCCTACACCTACGCAGTCGCTGACCCCGACGAGGGTTCTGAGGCAGTGGTCACTGACGGGGGCGAGTCAAAAGTCAAGTGA